A region of Takifugu flavidus isolate HTHZ2018 chromosome 2, ASM371156v2, whole genome shotgun sequence DNA encodes the following proteins:
- the LOC130515218 gene encoding immunoglobulin-like domain-containing receptor 2 isoform X5, with the protein MKFIRAVWKMLSMEWWIFIVCLAGVLPPPSFGVHVFVRDEKRYAVLFQSVVLPCQYNSVSTQTPVVQWVYKSYCRDRTRDSFSHADVLSGGLGGGGLNGGSGGAGGGYETGMRASYLDCADSSRTVRMVASISGSSVTLSEYYKNRDISINNKADLRIGEVQWGDSGVYMCKVVISDDLEGQNEASVELLVLVYEAGKGIKTGTSTPQTPAYPPYFVTGVPAMVPIAPPSLVDKVSTVPPSDGSLLTAVPVHPVGLPYRVPSPQEQDSLRVLQYVEKQLAHFNPARSLSHQSCNLSELSSLHEGETGFHQIYRTVQKKALPPILDHEAQPEPQRSSDNRSPESRHHRDNLPSPQRRRGDREPEPGRSQDESLPQRRYSDDPPPSSQSSRPSRNYRQQNHSEEQNHSRWNPRSEHLHRKKYHSAGRSGSLDELEEFVASYKQRRGAGEGEEEQGVYEMEFQDFSRYPSYRVGASQHFQDNEPEYCGIAKDHLRQDKKSRKPISPLHSPKRRGAEEDEWTASPRPTASSPSSSHDKDYDSAFLSSLLERKAKLRGTVQGKSGGDSDTPSKSSSKKSSGESSRHCSRSPSSRPEVESLPLYYDSEQSRTERPSPRPPPTSARSSQTLAHSLTSRREEPRDKTRKANTLLSRDSLIV; encoded by the exons ATGAAATTCATACGTGCCGTTTGGAAAATGTTGTCGATGGAGTGGTGGATTTTTATCGTTTGCCTGGCAG GtgtcctcccacctccctcctttgGGGTCCATGTGTTTGTGAGGGATGAGAAGCGGTATGCTGTGCTGTTCCAGTCCGTGGTCCTGCCGTGCCAGTACAACAGCGTGTCCACGCAGACCCCCGTGGTGCAGTGGGTGTACAAGTCGTACTGCCGTGACCGCACGCGGGATTCGTTCAGCCACGCCGATGTACTGAGTGGCGGCCTGGGAGGAGGCGGGCTGAACGGCGGGTCCGGAGGGGCAGGCGGGGGATACGAGACGGGGATGAGAGCGAGTTATCTAGACTgcgcagacagcagcaggacggtCCGAATGGTTGCCTCCATCTCGGGTTCCTCTGTCACTCTGTCAGAGTACTACAAGAACAGAGACATCTCCATCAATAACA AGGCCGACCTGAGGATAGGAGAGGTGCAGTGGGGAGACAGTGGAGTGTACATGTGTAAGGTGGTTATATCTGATGATTTGGAAGGACAGAATGAAGCCTCAGTGGAGCTACTGGTTCTTG TTTATGAAGCAGGTAAAGGCATAAAGACAGGCACCTCCACCCCTCAAACTCCTGCTTATCCTCCATATTTTGTGACTGGTGTTCCGGCGATGGTCCCAATTGCTCCCCCCTCCCTAGTGGACAAGGTTTCCACTGTCCCCCCTTCAGACGGCAGCCTGCTCACAGCAG TGCCCGTCCATCCTGTAGGGCTGCCCTATCGTGTGCCCTCGCCTCAGGAACAGGATTCTCTCAGGGTGCTACAGTATGTAGAAAAACAGCTGGCTCACTTCAACCCTGCCAGGTCCCTCAGCCACCAGT CCTGCAACCTGTCTGAACTTAGCTCCCTCCATGAGGGAGAAACAGGATTCCACCAAATATACCGGACCGTTCAGAAAAAAGCTCTGCCACCCATTCTGGACCACGAGGCTCAGCCGGAACCCCAACGCTCTTCTGACAACCGCAGTCCAGAGTCACGACATCACCGTGACAATCTGCCATCACCCCAGCGACGTCGCGGTGACCGGGAGCCAGAGCCAGGCCGCAGCCAGGATGAGTCTCTTCCTCAGCGGCGGTACAGCGATGACCCGCCTCCTTCCTCACAGTCAAGCAGGCCCAGTCGAAATTATCGGCAACAGAATCACAGCGAGGAGCAGAACCACAGCAG GTGGAATCCTCGTTCGGAACATCTCCATCGAAAGAAGTACCACTCTGCGGGACGATCGGGTTCACTTGATGAACTGGAGGAGTTTGTGGCCTCCTACAAGCAGCGAAGAGGcgcaggagagggagaagaagaacaaggagTCTATGAGATGGAGTTTCAGGACTTCAGCCGATATCCTTCCTACCGGGTTGGTGCCTCTCAGCACTTTCAGGACAATGAGCCTGAATACTGCGGCATTGCTAAAGATCACCTCAGACAGGacaagaaaagcaggaaaccCATAAGTCCACTTCATTCACCTAAGAGGAGAGGCGCCGAGGAGGACGAGTGGACTGCCTCACCACGTCCAACAGCCAGTTCACCATCTTCTTCTCATGACAAGGACTACGATAGTGCATTCCTGAGCAGCCTCCTGGAGCGCAAGGCTAAGCTGCGAGGAACTGTCCAGGGGAAGAGTGGGGGCGATTCAGACACGCCTTCCAAGAGCAGCTCAAAGAAAAGCAGTGGGGAGTCCAGTCGGCACTGCAGCCGGTCACCCAGTAGCAGGCCTGAGGTGGAATCCCTGCCTCTGTACTATGACTCAGAGCAAAGCAGGACTGAGAGGCCATCACCCCGGCCGCCCCCCACAAGTGCTCGCTCCTCTCAAACTCTGGCACATTCCCTGACCAGTCGCAGAGAAGAACCCAGAGACAAAACCCGCAAAGCG AACACTCTTCTCAGCCGGGATTCCCTCATTGTCTga
- the LOC130515218 gene encoding immunoglobulin-like domain-containing receptor 2 isoform X3 — protein sequence MKFIRAVWKMLSMEWWIFIVCLAGVLPPPSFGVHVFVRDEKRYAVLFQSVVLPCQYNSVSTQTPVVQWVYKSYCRDRTRDSFSHADVLSGGLGGGGLNGGSGGAGGGYETGMRASYLDCADSSRTVRMVASISGSSVTLSEYYKNRDISINNKADLRIGEVQWGDSGVYMCKVVISDDLEGQNEASVELLVLGFSSVPEDLLPDFDLKIMPEWVFVASVALGSVLFLLLVGICWCQCCPHSCCCYVSCWCCPDTCCCPRHLYEAGKGIKTGTSTPQTPAYPPYFVTGVPAMVPIAPPSLVDKVSTVPPSDGSLLTAACNLSELSSLHEGETGFHQIYRTVQKKALPPILDHEAQPEPQRSSDNRSPESRHHRDNLPSPQRRRGDREPEPGRSQDESLPQRRYSDDPPPSSQSSRPSRNYRQQNHSEEQNHSRWNPRSEHLHRKKYHSAGRSGSLDELEEFVASYKQRRGAGEGEEEQGVYEMEFQDFSRYPSYRVGASQHFQDNEPEYCGIAKDHLRQDKKSRKPISPLHSPKRRGAEEDEWTASPRPTASSPSSSHDKDYDSAFLSSLLERKAKLRGTVQGKSGGDSDTPSKSSSKKSSGESSRHCSRSPSSRPEVESLPLYYDSEQSRTERPSPRPPPTSARSSQTLAHSLTSRREEPRDKTRKANTLLSRDSLIV from the exons ATGAAATTCATACGTGCCGTTTGGAAAATGTTGTCGATGGAGTGGTGGATTTTTATCGTTTGCCTGGCAG GtgtcctcccacctccctcctttgGGGTCCATGTGTTTGTGAGGGATGAGAAGCGGTATGCTGTGCTGTTCCAGTCCGTGGTCCTGCCGTGCCAGTACAACAGCGTGTCCACGCAGACCCCCGTGGTGCAGTGGGTGTACAAGTCGTACTGCCGTGACCGCACGCGGGATTCGTTCAGCCACGCCGATGTACTGAGTGGCGGCCTGGGAGGAGGCGGGCTGAACGGCGGGTCCGGAGGGGCAGGCGGGGGATACGAGACGGGGATGAGAGCGAGTTATCTAGACTgcgcagacagcagcaggacggtCCGAATGGTTGCCTCCATCTCGGGTTCCTCTGTCACTCTGTCAGAGTACTACAAGAACAGAGACATCTCCATCAATAACA AGGCCGACCTGAGGATAGGAGAGGTGCAGTGGGGAGACAGTGGAGTGTACATGTGTAAGGTGGTTATATCTGATGATTTGGAAGGACAGAATGAAGCCTCAGTGGAGCTACTGGTTCTTG gtttttcaaGTGTGCCTGAAGACCTTCTGCCAGACTTTGATTTGAAGATTATGCCAG AGTGGGTATTTGTGGCTTCAGTTGCGCTGGGCAGTGTGTTATTCCTGCTGTTGGTTGGGATTTGTTGGTGTCAGTGTTGTCctcattcctgctgctgctacgtcAGTTGCTGGTGCTGCCCTGACACGTGCTGCTGCCCGAGACACC TTTATGAAGCAGGTAAAGGCATAAAGACAGGCACCTCCACCCCTCAAACTCCTGCTTATCCTCCATATTTTGTGACTGGTGTTCCGGCGATGGTCCCAATTGCTCCCCCCTCCCTAGTGGACAAGGTTTCCACTGTCCCCCCTTCAGACGGCAGCCTGCTCACAGCAG CCTGCAACCTGTCTGAACTTAGCTCCCTCCATGAGGGAGAAACAGGATTCCACCAAATATACCGGACCGTTCAGAAAAAAGCTCTGCCACCCATTCTGGACCACGAGGCTCAGCCGGAACCCCAACGCTCTTCTGACAACCGCAGTCCAGAGTCACGACATCACCGTGACAATCTGCCATCACCCCAGCGACGTCGCGGTGACCGGGAGCCAGAGCCAGGCCGCAGCCAGGATGAGTCTCTTCCTCAGCGGCGGTACAGCGATGACCCGCCTCCTTCCTCACAGTCAAGCAGGCCCAGTCGAAATTATCGGCAACAGAATCACAGCGAGGAGCAGAACCACAGCAG GTGGAATCCTCGTTCGGAACATCTCCATCGAAAGAAGTACCACTCTGCGGGACGATCGGGTTCACTTGATGAACTGGAGGAGTTTGTGGCCTCCTACAAGCAGCGAAGAGGcgcaggagagggagaagaagaacaaggagTCTATGAGATGGAGTTTCAGGACTTCAGCCGATATCCTTCCTACCGGGTTGGTGCCTCTCAGCACTTTCAGGACAATGAGCCTGAATACTGCGGCATTGCTAAAGATCACCTCAGACAGGacaagaaaagcaggaaaccCATAAGTCCACTTCATTCACCTAAGAGGAGAGGCGCCGAGGAGGACGAGTGGACTGCCTCACCACGTCCAACAGCCAGTTCACCATCTTCTTCTCATGACAAGGACTACGATAGTGCATTCCTGAGCAGCCTCCTGGAGCGCAAGGCTAAGCTGCGAGGAACTGTCCAGGGGAAGAGTGGGGGCGATTCAGACACGCCTTCCAAGAGCAGCTCAAAGAAAAGCAGTGGGGAGTCCAGTCGGCACTGCAGCCGGTCACCCAGTAGCAGGCCTGAGGTGGAATCCCTGCCTCTGTACTATGACTCAGAGCAAAGCAGGACTGAGAGGCCATCACCCCGGCCGCCCCCCACAAGTGCTCGCTCCTCTCAAACTCTGGCACATTCCCTGACCAGTCGCAGAGAAGAACCCAGAGACAAAACCCGCAAAGCG AACACTCTTCTCAGCCGGGATTCCCTCATTGTCTga
- the LOC130515218 gene encoding immunoglobulin-like domain-containing receptor 2 isoform X4, protein MKFIRAVWKMLSMEWWIFIVCLAGVLPPPSFGVHVFVRDEKRYAVLFQSVVLPCQYNSVSTQTPVVQWVYKSYCRDRTRDSFSHADVLSGGLGGGGLNGGSGGAGGGYETGMRASYLDCADSSRTVRMVASISGSSVTLSEYYKNRDISINNKADLRIGEVQWGDSGVYMCKVVISDDLEGQNEASVELLVLGFSSVPEDLLPDFDLKIMPVYEAGKGIKTGTSTPQTPAYPPYFVTGVPAMVPIAPPSLVDKVSTVPPSDGSLLTAVPVHPVGLPYRVPSPQEQDSLRVLQYVEKQLAHFNPARSLSHQSCNLSELSSLHEGETGFHQIYRTVQKKALPPILDHEAQPEPQRSSDNRSPESRHHRDNLPSPQRRRGDREPEPGRSQDESLPQRRYSDDPPPSSQSSRPSRNYRQQNHSEEQNHSRWNPRSEHLHRKKYHSAGRSGSLDELEEFVASYKQRRGAGEGEEEQGVYEMEFQDFSRYPSYRVGASQHFQDNEPEYCGIAKDHLRQDKKSRKPISPLHSPKRRGAEEDEWTASPRPTASSPSSSHDKDYDSAFLSSLLERKAKLRGTVQGKSGGDSDTPSKSSSKKSSGESSRHCSRSPSSRPEVESLPLYYDSEQSRTERPSPRPPPTSARSSQTLAHSLTSRREEPRDKTRKANTLLSRDSLIV, encoded by the exons ATGAAATTCATACGTGCCGTTTGGAAAATGTTGTCGATGGAGTGGTGGATTTTTATCGTTTGCCTGGCAG GtgtcctcccacctccctcctttgGGGTCCATGTGTTTGTGAGGGATGAGAAGCGGTATGCTGTGCTGTTCCAGTCCGTGGTCCTGCCGTGCCAGTACAACAGCGTGTCCACGCAGACCCCCGTGGTGCAGTGGGTGTACAAGTCGTACTGCCGTGACCGCACGCGGGATTCGTTCAGCCACGCCGATGTACTGAGTGGCGGCCTGGGAGGAGGCGGGCTGAACGGCGGGTCCGGAGGGGCAGGCGGGGGATACGAGACGGGGATGAGAGCGAGTTATCTAGACTgcgcagacagcagcaggacggtCCGAATGGTTGCCTCCATCTCGGGTTCCTCTGTCACTCTGTCAGAGTACTACAAGAACAGAGACATCTCCATCAATAACA AGGCCGACCTGAGGATAGGAGAGGTGCAGTGGGGAGACAGTGGAGTGTACATGTGTAAGGTGGTTATATCTGATGATTTGGAAGGACAGAATGAAGCCTCAGTGGAGCTACTGGTTCTTG gtttttcaaGTGTGCCTGAAGACCTTCTGCCAGACTTTGATTTGAAGATTATGCCAG TTTATGAAGCAGGTAAAGGCATAAAGACAGGCACCTCCACCCCTCAAACTCCTGCTTATCCTCCATATTTTGTGACTGGTGTTCCGGCGATGGTCCCAATTGCTCCCCCCTCCCTAGTGGACAAGGTTTCCACTGTCCCCCCTTCAGACGGCAGCCTGCTCACAGCAG TGCCCGTCCATCCTGTAGGGCTGCCCTATCGTGTGCCCTCGCCTCAGGAACAGGATTCTCTCAGGGTGCTACAGTATGTAGAAAAACAGCTGGCTCACTTCAACCCTGCCAGGTCCCTCAGCCACCAGT CCTGCAACCTGTCTGAACTTAGCTCCCTCCATGAGGGAGAAACAGGATTCCACCAAATATACCGGACCGTTCAGAAAAAAGCTCTGCCACCCATTCTGGACCACGAGGCTCAGCCGGAACCCCAACGCTCTTCTGACAACCGCAGTCCAGAGTCACGACATCACCGTGACAATCTGCCATCACCCCAGCGACGTCGCGGTGACCGGGAGCCAGAGCCAGGCCGCAGCCAGGATGAGTCTCTTCCTCAGCGGCGGTACAGCGATGACCCGCCTCCTTCCTCACAGTCAAGCAGGCCCAGTCGAAATTATCGGCAACAGAATCACAGCGAGGAGCAGAACCACAGCAG GTGGAATCCTCGTTCGGAACATCTCCATCGAAAGAAGTACCACTCTGCGGGACGATCGGGTTCACTTGATGAACTGGAGGAGTTTGTGGCCTCCTACAAGCAGCGAAGAGGcgcaggagagggagaagaagaacaaggagTCTATGAGATGGAGTTTCAGGACTTCAGCCGATATCCTTCCTACCGGGTTGGTGCCTCTCAGCACTTTCAGGACAATGAGCCTGAATACTGCGGCATTGCTAAAGATCACCTCAGACAGGacaagaaaagcaggaaaccCATAAGTCCACTTCATTCACCTAAGAGGAGAGGCGCCGAGGAGGACGAGTGGACTGCCTCACCACGTCCAACAGCCAGTTCACCATCTTCTTCTCATGACAAGGACTACGATAGTGCATTCCTGAGCAGCCTCCTGGAGCGCAAGGCTAAGCTGCGAGGAACTGTCCAGGGGAAGAGTGGGGGCGATTCAGACACGCCTTCCAAGAGCAGCTCAAAGAAAAGCAGTGGGGAGTCCAGTCGGCACTGCAGCCGGTCACCCAGTAGCAGGCCTGAGGTGGAATCCCTGCCTCTGTACTATGACTCAGAGCAAAGCAGGACTGAGAGGCCATCACCCCGGCCGCCCCCCACAAGTGCTCGCTCCTCTCAAACTCTGGCACATTCCCTGACCAGTCGCAGAGAAGAACCCAGAGACAAAACCCGCAAAGCG AACACTCTTCTCAGCCGGGATTCCCTCATTGTCTga
- the LOC130515218 gene encoding immunoglobulin-like domain-containing receptor 2 isoform X2, with translation MKFIRAVWKMLSMEWWIFIVCLAGVLPPPSFGVHVFVRDEKRYAVLFQSVVLPCQYNSVSTQTPVVQWVYKSYCRDRTRDSFSHADVLSGGLGGGGLNGGSGGAGGGYETGMRASYLDCADSSRTVRMVASISGSSVTLSEYYKNRDISINNKADLRIGEVQWGDSGVYMCKVVISDDLEGQNEASVELLVLEWVFVASVALGSVLFLLLVGICWCQCCPHSCCCYVSCWCCPDTCCCPRHLYEAGKGIKTGTSTPQTPAYPPYFVTGVPAMVPIAPPSLVDKVSTVPPSDGSLLTAVPVHPVGLPYRVPSPQEQDSLRVLQYVEKQLAHFNPARSLSHQSCNLSELSSLHEGETGFHQIYRTVQKKALPPILDHEAQPEPQRSSDNRSPESRHHRDNLPSPQRRRGDREPEPGRSQDESLPQRRYSDDPPPSSQSSRPSRNYRQQNHSEEQNHSRWNPRSEHLHRKKYHSAGRSGSLDELEEFVASYKQRRGAGEGEEEQGVYEMEFQDFSRYPSYRVGASQHFQDNEPEYCGIAKDHLRQDKKSRKPISPLHSPKRRGAEEDEWTASPRPTASSPSSSHDKDYDSAFLSSLLERKAKLRGTVQGKSGGDSDTPSKSSSKKSSGESSRHCSRSPSSRPEVESLPLYYDSEQSRTERPSPRPPPTSARSSQTLAHSLTSRREEPRDKTRKANTLLSRDSLIV, from the exons ATGAAATTCATACGTGCCGTTTGGAAAATGTTGTCGATGGAGTGGTGGATTTTTATCGTTTGCCTGGCAG GtgtcctcccacctccctcctttgGGGTCCATGTGTTTGTGAGGGATGAGAAGCGGTATGCTGTGCTGTTCCAGTCCGTGGTCCTGCCGTGCCAGTACAACAGCGTGTCCACGCAGACCCCCGTGGTGCAGTGGGTGTACAAGTCGTACTGCCGTGACCGCACGCGGGATTCGTTCAGCCACGCCGATGTACTGAGTGGCGGCCTGGGAGGAGGCGGGCTGAACGGCGGGTCCGGAGGGGCAGGCGGGGGATACGAGACGGGGATGAGAGCGAGTTATCTAGACTgcgcagacagcagcaggacggtCCGAATGGTTGCCTCCATCTCGGGTTCCTCTGTCACTCTGTCAGAGTACTACAAGAACAGAGACATCTCCATCAATAACA AGGCCGACCTGAGGATAGGAGAGGTGCAGTGGGGAGACAGTGGAGTGTACATGTGTAAGGTGGTTATATCTGATGATTTGGAAGGACAGAATGAAGCCTCAGTGGAGCTACTGGTTCTTG AGTGGGTATTTGTGGCTTCAGTTGCGCTGGGCAGTGTGTTATTCCTGCTGTTGGTTGGGATTTGTTGGTGTCAGTGTTGTCctcattcctgctgctgctacgtcAGTTGCTGGTGCTGCCCTGACACGTGCTGCTGCCCGAGACACC TTTATGAAGCAGGTAAAGGCATAAAGACAGGCACCTCCACCCCTCAAACTCCTGCTTATCCTCCATATTTTGTGACTGGTGTTCCGGCGATGGTCCCAATTGCTCCCCCCTCCCTAGTGGACAAGGTTTCCACTGTCCCCCCTTCAGACGGCAGCCTGCTCACAGCAG TGCCCGTCCATCCTGTAGGGCTGCCCTATCGTGTGCCCTCGCCTCAGGAACAGGATTCTCTCAGGGTGCTACAGTATGTAGAAAAACAGCTGGCTCACTTCAACCCTGCCAGGTCCCTCAGCCACCAGT CCTGCAACCTGTCTGAACTTAGCTCCCTCCATGAGGGAGAAACAGGATTCCACCAAATATACCGGACCGTTCAGAAAAAAGCTCTGCCACCCATTCTGGACCACGAGGCTCAGCCGGAACCCCAACGCTCTTCTGACAACCGCAGTCCAGAGTCACGACATCACCGTGACAATCTGCCATCACCCCAGCGACGTCGCGGTGACCGGGAGCCAGAGCCAGGCCGCAGCCAGGATGAGTCTCTTCCTCAGCGGCGGTACAGCGATGACCCGCCTCCTTCCTCACAGTCAAGCAGGCCCAGTCGAAATTATCGGCAACAGAATCACAGCGAGGAGCAGAACCACAGCAG GTGGAATCCTCGTTCGGAACATCTCCATCGAAAGAAGTACCACTCTGCGGGACGATCGGGTTCACTTGATGAACTGGAGGAGTTTGTGGCCTCCTACAAGCAGCGAAGAGGcgcaggagagggagaagaagaacaaggagTCTATGAGATGGAGTTTCAGGACTTCAGCCGATATCCTTCCTACCGGGTTGGTGCCTCTCAGCACTTTCAGGACAATGAGCCTGAATACTGCGGCATTGCTAAAGATCACCTCAGACAGGacaagaaaagcaggaaaccCATAAGTCCACTTCATTCACCTAAGAGGAGAGGCGCCGAGGAGGACGAGTGGACTGCCTCACCACGTCCAACAGCCAGTTCACCATCTTCTTCTCATGACAAGGACTACGATAGTGCATTCCTGAGCAGCCTCCTGGAGCGCAAGGCTAAGCTGCGAGGAACTGTCCAGGGGAAGAGTGGGGGCGATTCAGACACGCCTTCCAAGAGCAGCTCAAAGAAAAGCAGTGGGGAGTCCAGTCGGCACTGCAGCCGGTCACCCAGTAGCAGGCCTGAGGTGGAATCCCTGCCTCTGTACTATGACTCAGAGCAAAGCAGGACTGAGAGGCCATCACCCCGGCCGCCCCCCACAAGTGCTCGCTCCTCTCAAACTCTGGCACATTCCCTGACCAGTCGCAGAGAAGAACCCAGAGACAAAACCCGCAAAGCG AACACTCTTCTCAGCCGGGATTCCCTCATTGTCTga
- the LOC130515218 gene encoding immunoglobulin-like domain-containing receptor 2 isoform X1, with product MKFIRAVWKMLSMEWWIFIVCLAGVLPPPSFGVHVFVRDEKRYAVLFQSVVLPCQYNSVSTQTPVVQWVYKSYCRDRTRDSFSHADVLSGGLGGGGLNGGSGGAGGGYETGMRASYLDCADSSRTVRMVASISGSSVTLSEYYKNRDISINNKADLRIGEVQWGDSGVYMCKVVISDDLEGQNEASVELLVLGFSSVPEDLLPDFDLKIMPEWVFVASVALGSVLFLLLVGICWCQCCPHSCCCYVSCWCCPDTCCCPRHLYEAGKGIKTGTSTPQTPAYPPYFVTGVPAMVPIAPPSLVDKVSTVPPSDGSLLTAVPVHPVGLPYRVPSPQEQDSLRVLQYVEKQLAHFNPARSLSHQSCNLSELSSLHEGETGFHQIYRTVQKKALPPILDHEAQPEPQRSSDNRSPESRHHRDNLPSPQRRRGDREPEPGRSQDESLPQRRYSDDPPPSSQSSRPSRNYRQQNHSEEQNHSRWNPRSEHLHRKKYHSAGRSGSLDELEEFVASYKQRRGAGEGEEEQGVYEMEFQDFSRYPSYRVGASQHFQDNEPEYCGIAKDHLRQDKKSRKPISPLHSPKRRGAEEDEWTASPRPTASSPSSSHDKDYDSAFLSSLLERKAKLRGTVQGKSGGDSDTPSKSSSKKSSGESSRHCSRSPSSRPEVESLPLYYDSEQSRTERPSPRPPPTSARSSQTLAHSLTSRREEPRDKTRKANTLLSRDSLIV from the exons ATGAAATTCATACGTGCCGTTTGGAAAATGTTGTCGATGGAGTGGTGGATTTTTATCGTTTGCCTGGCAG GtgtcctcccacctccctcctttgGGGTCCATGTGTTTGTGAGGGATGAGAAGCGGTATGCTGTGCTGTTCCAGTCCGTGGTCCTGCCGTGCCAGTACAACAGCGTGTCCACGCAGACCCCCGTGGTGCAGTGGGTGTACAAGTCGTACTGCCGTGACCGCACGCGGGATTCGTTCAGCCACGCCGATGTACTGAGTGGCGGCCTGGGAGGAGGCGGGCTGAACGGCGGGTCCGGAGGGGCAGGCGGGGGATACGAGACGGGGATGAGAGCGAGTTATCTAGACTgcgcagacagcagcaggacggtCCGAATGGTTGCCTCCATCTCGGGTTCCTCTGTCACTCTGTCAGAGTACTACAAGAACAGAGACATCTCCATCAATAACA AGGCCGACCTGAGGATAGGAGAGGTGCAGTGGGGAGACAGTGGAGTGTACATGTGTAAGGTGGTTATATCTGATGATTTGGAAGGACAGAATGAAGCCTCAGTGGAGCTACTGGTTCTTG gtttttcaaGTGTGCCTGAAGACCTTCTGCCAGACTTTGATTTGAAGATTATGCCAG AGTGGGTATTTGTGGCTTCAGTTGCGCTGGGCAGTGTGTTATTCCTGCTGTTGGTTGGGATTTGTTGGTGTCAGTGTTGTCctcattcctgctgctgctacgtcAGTTGCTGGTGCTGCCCTGACACGTGCTGCTGCCCGAGACACC TTTATGAAGCAGGTAAAGGCATAAAGACAGGCACCTCCACCCCTCAAACTCCTGCTTATCCTCCATATTTTGTGACTGGTGTTCCGGCGATGGTCCCAATTGCTCCCCCCTCCCTAGTGGACAAGGTTTCCACTGTCCCCCCTTCAGACGGCAGCCTGCTCACAGCAG TGCCCGTCCATCCTGTAGGGCTGCCCTATCGTGTGCCCTCGCCTCAGGAACAGGATTCTCTCAGGGTGCTACAGTATGTAGAAAAACAGCTGGCTCACTTCAACCCTGCCAGGTCCCTCAGCCACCAGT CCTGCAACCTGTCTGAACTTAGCTCCCTCCATGAGGGAGAAACAGGATTCCACCAAATATACCGGACCGTTCAGAAAAAAGCTCTGCCACCCATTCTGGACCACGAGGCTCAGCCGGAACCCCAACGCTCTTCTGACAACCGCAGTCCAGAGTCACGACATCACCGTGACAATCTGCCATCACCCCAGCGACGTCGCGGTGACCGGGAGCCAGAGCCAGGCCGCAGCCAGGATGAGTCTCTTCCTCAGCGGCGGTACAGCGATGACCCGCCTCCTTCCTCACAGTCAAGCAGGCCCAGTCGAAATTATCGGCAACAGAATCACAGCGAGGAGCAGAACCACAGCAG GTGGAATCCTCGTTCGGAACATCTCCATCGAAAGAAGTACCACTCTGCGGGACGATCGGGTTCACTTGATGAACTGGAGGAGTTTGTGGCCTCCTACAAGCAGCGAAGAGGcgcaggagagggagaagaagaacaaggagTCTATGAGATGGAGTTTCAGGACTTCAGCCGATATCCTTCCTACCGGGTTGGTGCCTCTCAGCACTTTCAGGACAATGAGCCTGAATACTGCGGCATTGCTAAAGATCACCTCAGACAGGacaagaaaagcaggaaaccCATAAGTCCACTTCATTCACCTAAGAGGAGAGGCGCCGAGGAGGACGAGTGGACTGCCTCACCACGTCCAACAGCCAGTTCACCATCTTCTTCTCATGACAAGGACTACGATAGTGCATTCCTGAGCAGCCTCCTGGAGCGCAAGGCTAAGCTGCGAGGAACTGTCCAGGGGAAGAGTGGGGGCGATTCAGACACGCCTTCCAAGAGCAGCTCAAAGAAAAGCAGTGGGGAGTCCAGTCGGCACTGCAGCCGGTCACCCAGTAGCAGGCCTGAGGTGGAATCCCTGCCTCTGTACTATGACTCAGAGCAAAGCAGGACTGAGAGGCCATCACCCCGGCCGCCCCCCACAAGTGCTCGCTCCTCTCAAACTCTGGCACATTCCCTGACCAGTCGCAGAGAAGAACCCAGAGACAAAACCCGCAAAGCG AACACTCTTCTCAGCCGGGATTCCCTCATTGTCTga